The Chiloscyllium plagiosum isolate BGI_BamShark_2017 chromosome 40, ASM401019v2, whole genome shotgun sequence genome has a segment encoding these proteins:
- the hmg20a gene encoding high mobility group protein 20A isoform X5, which translates to MMDELMSNTALPPIFADDDVSKESADLTVDAGFSGPESSYSSGVSQSLNNPEFVEDLSQVQLLQNESPQAADSNEQRSEEEQKTAKKGGWPKGRKRKKATKDSNAPKAPLTGYVRFLNERREQLRAQRPDVPFSEITRMLGNEWSKLPADDKQHYLDEAERDKERYMKELEQYQQTEAYKRFSQKADDKRHTKGLSQDEGSRANNMPVTEQGELKDRSVLDIPIFSEEFLDHSKARERELRQLRKSNIEYEERNAALQKHVESMKTAVEKLEIDVMQERNRNVVLQQHLDTLRHALTSSFATVPLPGSGETPTLETIDSYMRKLHSIILSNPQNNENLIATVRDLVSQLDS; encoded by the exons ATGATGGATGAACTCATGTCCAATACAGCATTGCCACCCATTTTTGCTGATGATGATGTGTCAAAAGAGAGTGCAGATCTGACAGTCGATGCAGG cttttcaGGACCAGAAAGCTCATACAGTTCTGGGGTCTCACAGTCTCTGAACAATCCAGAGTTTGTGGAAGATCTGTCCCAGGTGCAGTTACTGCAGAATGAGTCCCCTCAGGCAGCAGACAGCAATGAGCAAAGAAGTGAGGAGGAG CAGAAAACTGCTAAGAAAGGGGGCTGGccaaaaggaagaaaaaggaaaaaagcaACCAAGGACAGCAATGCACCAAAAGCTCCACTGACTGGATATGTGAGATTTCTTAATGAGCGTCGGGAGCAGCTTCGAGCACAACGGCCGGATGTTCCATTTTCCGAAATCACCAGAATGTTGGGAAATGAGTGGAGCAAATTGCCTGCGGACGATAAACAG CATTATTTAgatgaggcagagagagacaaagagcgTTACatgaaggagctggagcagtaCCAACAGACTGAGGCTTATAAACGGTTCAGCCAGAAAGCAGATGACAAACGACACACGAAAGGACTTAGCCAAG ATGAAGGATCTCGAGCCAACAACATGCCTGTTACTGAG CAGGGTGAACTGAAGGATCGATCTGTATTGGATATTCCAATTTTCTCTGAGGAATTTTTAGACCACAGCAAAG CTCGAGAAAGGGAGCTCCGACAGCTGCGAAAGTCCAATATAGAGTATGAAGAAAGAAATGCAGCCTTACAGAAGCATGTAGAAAGCATGAAAACAGCGGTTGAGAAGCTGGAGATTGATGTGATGCAAGAAAGAAATAGGAACGTTGTCCTTCAGCAGCACTTGGATACTCTGCGGCATGCACTGACATCAAGTTTTGCTACTGTACCATTGCCAG GCTCTGGTGAGACACCCACCCTGGAAACCATTGATTCCTACATGAGGAAACTACACAGTATTATTCTATCCAACCCTCAAAATAATGAAAATCTCATTGCCACAGTACGTGACTTAGTAAGTCAACTTGACAG TTGA
- the hmg20a gene encoding high mobility group protein 20A isoform X6, with amino-acid sequence MMDELMSNTALPPIFADDDVSKESADLTVDAGFSGPESSYSSGVSQSLNNPEFVEDLSQVQLLQNESPQAADSNEQRSEEEQKTAKKGGWPKGRKRKKATKDSNAPKAPLTGYVRFLNERREQLRAQRPDVPFSEITRMLGNEWSKLPADDKQHYLDEAERDKERYMKELEQYQQTEAYKRFSQKADDKRHTKGLSQDEGSRANNMPVTEQGELKDRSVLDIPIFSEEFLDHSKARERELRQLRKSNIEYEERNAALQKHVESMKTAVEKLEIDVMQERNRNVVLQQHLDTLRHALTSSFATVPLPGSGETPTLETIDSYMRKLHSIILSNPQNNENLIATVRDLVSQLDR; translated from the exons ATGATGGATGAACTCATGTCCAATACAGCATTGCCACCCATTTTTGCTGATGATGATGTGTCAAAAGAGAGTGCAGATCTGACAGTCGATGCAGG cttttcaGGACCAGAAAGCTCATACAGTTCTGGGGTCTCACAGTCTCTGAACAATCCAGAGTTTGTGGAAGATCTGTCCCAGGTGCAGTTACTGCAGAATGAGTCCCCTCAGGCAGCAGACAGCAATGAGCAAAGAAGTGAGGAGGAG CAGAAAACTGCTAAGAAAGGGGGCTGGccaaaaggaagaaaaaggaaaaaagcaACCAAGGACAGCAATGCACCAAAAGCTCCACTGACTGGATATGTGAGATTTCTTAATGAGCGTCGGGAGCAGCTTCGAGCACAACGGCCGGATGTTCCATTTTCCGAAATCACCAGAATGTTGGGAAATGAGTGGAGCAAATTGCCTGCGGACGATAAACAG CATTATTTAgatgaggcagagagagacaaagagcgTTACatgaaggagctggagcagtaCCAACAGACTGAGGCTTATAAACGGTTCAGCCAGAAAGCAGATGACAAACGACACACGAAAGGACTTAGCCAAG ATGAAGGATCTCGAGCCAACAACATGCCTGTTACTGAG CAGGGTGAACTGAAGGATCGATCTGTATTGGATATTCCAATTTTCTCTGAGGAATTTTTAGACCACAGCAAAG CTCGAGAAAGGGAGCTCCGACAGCTGCGAAAGTCCAATATAGAGTATGAAGAAAGAAATGCAGCCTTACAGAAGCATGTAGAAAGCATGAAAACAGCGGTTGAGAAGCTGGAGATTGATGTGATGCAAGAAAGAAATAGGAACGTTGTCCTTCAGCAGCACTTGGATACTCTGCGGCATGCACTGACATCAAGTTTTGCTACTGTACCATTGCCAG GCTCTGGTGAGACACCCACCCTGGAAACCATTGATTCCTACATGAGGAAACTACACAGTATTATTCTATCCAACCCTCAAAATAATGAAAATCTCATTGCCACAGTACGTGACTTAGTAAGTCAACTTGACAGGTGA
- the hmg20a gene encoding high mobility group protein 20A isoform X7, whose amino-acid sequence MMDELMSNTALPPIFADDDVSKESADLTVDAGFSGPESSYSSGVSQSLNNPEFVEDLSQVQLLQNESPQAADSNEQRSEEEQKTAKKGGWPKGRKRKKATKDSNAPKAPLTGYVRFLNERREQLRAQRPDVPFSEITRMLGNEWSKLPADDKQHYLDEAERDKERYMKELEQYQQTEAYKRFSQKADDKRHTKGLSQDEGSRANNMPVTEQGELKDRSVLDIPIFSEEFLDHSKARERELRQLRKSNIEYEERNAALQKHVESMKTAVEKLEIDVMQERNRNVVLQQHLDTLRHALTSSFATVPLPGSGETPTLETIDSYMRKLHSIILSNPQNNENLIATVRDLLKS is encoded by the exons ATGATGGATGAACTCATGTCCAATACAGCATTGCCACCCATTTTTGCTGATGATGATGTGTCAAAAGAGAGTGCAGATCTGACAGTCGATGCAGG cttttcaGGACCAGAAAGCTCATACAGTTCTGGGGTCTCACAGTCTCTGAACAATCCAGAGTTTGTGGAAGATCTGTCCCAGGTGCAGTTACTGCAGAATGAGTCCCCTCAGGCAGCAGACAGCAATGAGCAAAGAAGTGAGGAGGAG CAGAAAACTGCTAAGAAAGGGGGCTGGccaaaaggaagaaaaaggaaaaaagcaACCAAGGACAGCAATGCACCAAAAGCTCCACTGACTGGATATGTGAGATTTCTTAATGAGCGTCGGGAGCAGCTTCGAGCACAACGGCCGGATGTTCCATTTTCCGAAATCACCAGAATGTTGGGAAATGAGTGGAGCAAATTGCCTGCGGACGATAAACAG CATTATTTAgatgaggcagagagagacaaagagcgTTACatgaaggagctggagcagtaCCAACAGACTGAGGCTTATAAACGGTTCAGCCAGAAAGCAGATGACAAACGACACACGAAAGGACTTAGCCAAG ATGAAGGATCTCGAGCCAACAACATGCCTGTTACTGAG CAGGGTGAACTGAAGGATCGATCTGTATTGGATATTCCAATTTTCTCTGAGGAATTTTTAGACCACAGCAAAG CTCGAGAAAGGGAGCTCCGACAGCTGCGAAAGTCCAATATAGAGTATGAAGAAAGAAATGCAGCCTTACAGAAGCATGTAGAAAGCATGAAAACAGCGGTTGAGAAGCTGGAGATTGATGTGATGCAAGAAAGAAATAGGAACGTTGTCCTTCAGCAGCACTTGGATACTCTGCGGCATGCACTGACATCAAGTTTTGCTACTGTACCATTGCCAG GCTCTGGTGAGACACCCACCCTGGAAACCATTGATTCCTACATGAGGAAACTACACAGTATTATTCTATCCAACCCTCAAAATAATGAAAATCTCATTGCCACAGTACGTGACTTA TTGAAATCGTGA
- the hmg20a gene encoding high mobility group protein 20A isoform X4, with the protein MMDELMSNTALPPIFADDDVSKESADLTVDAGFSGPESSYSSGVSQSLNNPEFVEDLSQVQLLQNESPQAADSNEQRSEEEQKTAKKGGWPKGRKRKKATKDSNAPKAPLTGYVRFLNERREQLRAQRPDVPFSEITRMLGNEWSKLPADDKQHYLDEAERDKERYMKELEQYQQTEAYKRFSQKADDKRHTKGLSQDEGSRANNMPVTEQGELKDRSVLDIPIFSEEFLDHSKARERELRQLRKSNIEYEERNAALQKHVESMKTAVEKLEIDVMQERNRNVVLQQHLDTLRHALTSSFATVPLPGSGETPTLETIDSYMRKLHSIILSNPQNNENLIATVRDLVSQLDRWSTC; encoded by the exons ATGATGGATGAACTCATGTCCAATACAGCATTGCCACCCATTTTTGCTGATGATGATGTGTCAAAAGAGAGTGCAGATCTGACAGTCGATGCAGG cttttcaGGACCAGAAAGCTCATACAGTTCTGGGGTCTCACAGTCTCTGAACAATCCAGAGTTTGTGGAAGATCTGTCCCAGGTGCAGTTACTGCAGAATGAGTCCCCTCAGGCAGCAGACAGCAATGAGCAAAGAAGTGAGGAGGAG CAGAAAACTGCTAAGAAAGGGGGCTGGccaaaaggaagaaaaaggaaaaaagcaACCAAGGACAGCAATGCACCAAAAGCTCCACTGACTGGATATGTGAGATTTCTTAATGAGCGTCGGGAGCAGCTTCGAGCACAACGGCCGGATGTTCCATTTTCCGAAATCACCAGAATGTTGGGAAATGAGTGGAGCAAATTGCCTGCGGACGATAAACAG CATTATTTAgatgaggcagagagagacaaagagcgTTACatgaaggagctggagcagtaCCAACAGACTGAGGCTTATAAACGGTTCAGCCAGAAAGCAGATGACAAACGACACACGAAAGGACTTAGCCAAG ATGAAGGATCTCGAGCCAACAACATGCCTGTTACTGAG CAGGGTGAACTGAAGGATCGATCTGTATTGGATATTCCAATTTTCTCTGAGGAATTTTTAGACCACAGCAAAG CTCGAGAAAGGGAGCTCCGACAGCTGCGAAAGTCCAATATAGAGTATGAAGAAAGAAATGCAGCCTTACAGAAGCATGTAGAAAGCATGAAAACAGCGGTTGAGAAGCTGGAGATTGATGTGATGCAAGAAAGAAATAGGAACGTTGTCCTTCAGCAGCACTTGGATACTCTGCGGCATGCACTGACATCAAGTTTTGCTACTGTACCATTGCCAG GCTCTGGTGAGACACCCACCCTGGAAACCATTGATTCCTACATGAGGAAACTACACAGTATTATTCTATCCAACCCTCAAAATAATGAAAATCTCATTGCCACAGTACGTGACTTAGTAAGTCAACTTGACAG
- the hmg20a gene encoding high mobility group protein 20A isoform X8, translated as MMDELMSNTALPPIFADDDVSKESADLTVDAGFSGPESSYSSGVSQSLNNPEFVEDLSQVQLLQNESPQAADSNEQRSEEEKTAKKGGWPKGRKRKKATKDSNAPKAPLTGYVRFLNERREQLRAQRPDVPFSEITRMLGNEWSKLPADDKQHYLDEAERDKERYMKELEQYQQTEAYKRFSQKADDKRHTKGLSQDEGSRANNMPVTEQGELKDRSVLDIPIFSEEFLDHSKARERELRQLRKSNIEYEERNAALQKHVESMKTAVEKLEIDVMQERNRNVVLQQHLDTLRHALTSSFATVPLPGSGETPTLETIDSYMRKLHSIILSNPQNNENLIATVRDLVSQLDR; from the exons ATGATGGATGAACTCATGTCCAATACAGCATTGCCACCCATTTTTGCTGATGATGATGTGTCAAAAGAGAGTGCAGATCTGACAGTCGATGCAGG cttttcaGGACCAGAAAGCTCATACAGTTCTGGGGTCTCACAGTCTCTGAACAATCCAGAGTTTGTGGAAGATCTGTCCCAGGTGCAGTTACTGCAGAATGAGTCCCCTCAGGCAGCAGACAGCAATGAGCAAAGAAGTGAGGAGGAG AAAACTGCTAAGAAAGGGGGCTGGccaaaaggaagaaaaaggaaaaaagcaACCAAGGACAGCAATGCACCAAAAGCTCCACTGACTGGATATGTGAGATTTCTTAATGAGCGTCGGGAGCAGCTTCGAGCACAACGGCCGGATGTTCCATTTTCCGAAATCACCAGAATGTTGGGAAATGAGTGGAGCAAATTGCCTGCGGACGATAAACAG CATTATTTAgatgaggcagagagagacaaagagcgTTACatgaaggagctggagcagtaCCAACAGACTGAGGCTTATAAACGGTTCAGCCAGAAAGCAGATGACAAACGACACACGAAAGGACTTAGCCAAG ATGAAGGATCTCGAGCCAACAACATGCCTGTTACTGAG CAGGGTGAACTGAAGGATCGATCTGTATTGGATATTCCAATTTTCTCTGAGGAATTTTTAGACCACAGCAAAG CTCGAGAAAGGGAGCTCCGACAGCTGCGAAAGTCCAATATAGAGTATGAAGAAAGAAATGCAGCCTTACAGAAGCATGTAGAAAGCATGAAAACAGCGGTTGAGAAGCTGGAGATTGATGTGATGCAAGAAAGAAATAGGAACGTTGTCCTTCAGCAGCACTTGGATACTCTGCGGCATGCACTGACATCAAGTTTTGCTACTGTACCATTGCCAG GCTCTGGTGAGACACCCACCCTGGAAACCATTGATTCCTACATGAGGAAACTACACAGTATTATTCTATCCAACCCTCAAAATAATGAAAATCTCATTGCCACAGTACGTGACTTAGTAAGTCAACTTGACAGGTGA